The following coding sequences are from one Trichocoleus sp. window:
- a CDS encoding superoxide dismutase family protein, with amino-acid sequence MAGSAHFIDRLVCYVALAFGSFVITATSATAFSIQLGPLSLSQNTLPSSPIAQVIMSGSADHPNLAGNLLLAETSTGLHLSGTLTNVPSGKHGFHIHEIGSCAENGMASGGHFNPDQVEHGHLLVNGLQQAHAGDLGNVAVDPNGTAILDQTFPYLTLNDGSYAVTGRAIVLHEKADDFSQPNGNAGARIGCGVIVPVQ; translated from the coding sequence TTGGCTGGCTCAGCGCACTTTATCGATCGTTTAGTTTGCTACGTTGCACTTGCCTTTGGCAGCTTCGTCATCACAGCAACTTCTGCAACTGCTTTCTCCATTCAGTTAGGGCCTTTATCCCTCTCACAAAATACTTTGCCATCCAGTCCGATCGCCCAAGTGATCATGAGCGGCAGCGCAGACCATCCCAACTTAGCCGGAAACTTGCTGCTGGCTGAAACTTCCACAGGGCTGCATCTATCTGGAACCCTCACAAATGTACCCTCTGGCAAGCACGGATTCCATATCCATGAAATTGGCAGTTGTGCAGAAAACGGCATGGCATCTGGTGGTCACTTCAACCCTGATCAGGTCGAGCATGGACATTTATTAGTCAACGGCTTGCAACAAGCCCATGCGGGAGATTTGGGAAATGTCGCAGTTGATCCAAATGGGACTGCTATTCTCGATCAAACCTTTCCATATCTGACGTTAAATGATGGTTCATACGCAGTTACTGGACGAGCGATCGTCTTACATGAAAAAGCAGATGATTTTAGCCAACCCAACGGCAATGCTGGTGCGAGAATTGGCTGTGGTGTGATTGTTCCAGTTCAATAA